One Pempheris klunzingeri isolate RE-2024b chromosome 22, fPemKlu1.hap1, whole genome shotgun sequence DNA segment encodes these proteins:
- the LOC139221960 gene encoding NXPE family member 3-like isoform X3, producing MINMYDFKGHPKKSGGDVLLARLHNPKLVAGVVGHVVDHLNGSYSAVFTLLWEGSAQVQVTLVHPREAVTVLHRLNSKQPDRVYFKSIFRLGSLSETTICDICLRPTRQPLCNYTDIRTGDPWFCYKPEKLSCDARINHYMGGYRHTLEAEEKKLFQSGVNMKVSIRASGPASVTVFPKGEGQPQVQNSSMNSGLSGYYYQGVWRALDGTTVRQFNSSAISQCLKGKVVHMYGDSTVRQFFEYLTAVLPDLKEFNLHNPKKTGPYMALDYANNILVKYRFHGTPIRIAPVPISELRHIANELDDLIGGTNTVVVFGIWAHFGSFPMEVYIRRLQSIRRSVVRLLDRAPGTVIIIRTGNPKGMTLTAALTNSDWYSMLQDKVLRAMFRGLNVHLLNAWEMTLAHHLPHDLHPLPPIIKNMINVILSYICPQKGD from the exons ATGATCAACATGTATGACTTCAAGGGACATCCCAAGAAATCTGGGGGAGACGTCTTACTCGCTCGGCTGCACAATCCAAAGCTTGTTGCAGGTGTGGTTGGACATGTGGTGGATCATCTCAATGGCAGCTACTCTGCTGTATTCACTTTACTGTGGGAAGGAAGCGCACAGGTTCAG GTGACGCTGGTTCACCCTAGAGAGGCTGTCACAGTGCTGCACAGGCTAAACAGCAAACAGCCTGATAGGGTTTACTTCAAAAGCATCTTTCGTTTAGGCTCACTCTCTGAAACTACCATCTGTGACATCTGCCTGCGTCCAACCCGACAGCCACTGTGCAACTACACTGACATCCGTACAGGCGATCCTTGGTTCTGCTACAAGCCAGAGAAACTGAGCTGTGATGCCAGGATCAACCACTACATGGGAGGATATAGACATACTCTTGAGGCCGAGGAGAAGAAGCTCTTTCAAAG TGGTGTCAATATGAAAGTCTCCATTCGGGCCTCAGGACCTGCCAGTGTCACTGTTTTCCCAAAAGGGGAAG gCCAACCACAGGTGCAGAACAGCAGTATGAATTCTGGACTCTCTGGTTATTACTACCAGGGTGTGTGGCGAGCACTAGATGGCACCACAGTTCGCCAATTCAACAGCTCTGccatcagtcagtgtctgaAAGGCAAGGTGGTCCACATGTATGGAGACTCCACCGTCAGGCAGTTTTTTGAATACCTCACTGCAGTACTACCAG ATCTTAAGGAGTTTAACCTGCACAACCCGAAGAAAACTGGACCTTACATGGCTTTGGACTATGCAAACAacattttagtgaaatatcGCTTTCATGGTACTCCTATCCGTATTGCCCCTGTCCCAATCAGTGAGCTGCGTCACATTGCTAATGAACTTGATGATTTAATTGGAGGCACTAATACTGTCGTAGTTTTTGGCATCTGGGCTCACTTTGGCAGTTTCCCTATGGAGGTGTATATCCGGCGGCTGCAGAGCATCCGCAGGTCAGTGGTCCGGCTGCTGGACAGGGCTCCAGGCACAGTGATCATCATCCGGACAGGGAACCCCAAAGGTATGACGCTTACTGCAGCACTAACAAACAGTGACTGGTACTCAATGCTGCAAGACAAGGTGCTCCGAGCCATGTTCAGAGGTCTGAATGTTCATCTACTGAACGCCTGGGAGATGACCCTGGCCCACCACCTGCCACACGACCTCCATCCACTACCTCCCATCATAAAGAATATGATTAATGTAATTTTGTCCTACATATGCCCTCAAAAGGGTGACTAG